One segment of Nostoc flagelliforme CCNUN1 DNA contains the following:
- a CDS encoding transposase family protein translates to MNNILKHIEENPKETQRLIGLEYEQLQQLIQNAERLHYEKQALLESQKVRIIAGGGGRKQKLSLREQIILTLVYLRHLTTFQLLGIQFGVSESTANDTFNYWLPYLRELMPSSLIEQVKKNASDYEVVKEILTDYELIIDSYEQVRERPGDNNEQKKYFSGKKSNHTFKSQMIILPDGSDIVDVVAGEPGPKSDITLFREYRSEFDTKQRFKGDKAYIGEDLITTPIKKPRNRELTTEQKEQNKMFSSKRIFIEHRIRSVKIFRVVQERFRLNPHKYEQVILTICGLVRLRIRALILPLEISAISSG, encoded by the coding sequence ATGAACAACATACTGAAGCATATTGAAGAGAATCCTAAAGAAACACAGCGCTTAATTGGTCTGGAGTATGAACAGTTACAACAGTTAATTCAAAATGCGGAGCGATTGCATTATGAAAAGCAAGCTTTATTAGAATCCCAGAAAGTGAGAATCATTGCTGGTGGTGGAGGTCGAAAACAAAAATTATCTCTCAGAGAACAAATAATTTTAACCTTGGTTTATCTTCGGCATTTGACAACCTTTCAACTTCTGGGCATCCAGTTTGGAGTTAGTGAGTCTACAGCGAACGATACATTTAATTATTGGTTGCCTTACTTACGAGAATTAATGCCATCCAGCTTGATTGAACAAGTAAAAAAAAACGCTTCTGACTATGAAGTAGTAAAAGAAATACTCACAGATTACGAACTAATAATAGATAGCTATGAACAAGTGAGAGAAAGACCTGGAGATAATAACGAGCAAAAGAAATATTTCTCAGGTAAGAAGAGTAATCATACATTTAAAAGCCAAATGATTATTTTACCTGATGGTAGCGATATCGTTGACGTTGTGGCAGGTGAACCTGGGCCAAAAAGCGATATAACCTTGTTCCGAGAATATCGCTCAGAGTTTGACACCAAACAAAGATTTAAAGGAGATAAGGCATATATTGGAGAAGATTTAATTACAACTCCAATTAAGAAACCAAGAAATCGAGAACTAACTACTGAACAGAAGGAACAAAACAAAATGTTTTCATCTAAACGAATCTTTATTGAACATCGAATTCGGTCAGTCAAAATATTTCGAGTTGTCCAAGAAAGATTTAGGTTAAATCCCCACAAATATGAGCAAGTAATTTTGACGATTTGTGGATTAGTAAGGTTACGAATTCGAGCGCTAATATTACCATTAGAAATATCGGCCATATCATCAGGTTGA